A section of the Numida meleagris isolate 19003 breed g44 Domestic line chromosome 16, NumMel1.0, whole genome shotgun sequence genome encodes:
- the QRFP gene encoding orexigenic neuropeptide QRFP: MRAPYSLSCLVLLSLGACCPPHEHHEHPRHPGDGLEPRWRGAVAEAGGPCRWAAPMRRRSEELGTLLGIARALRGYGQQHGGGSRGRQEGSEKRGGGGTLGDLAEELNGYSRKKGGFAFRFGR, encoded by the coding sequence aTGAGAGCACCCTACTCGCTATCCTGCCTCgtcctgctcagcctgggggCCTGCTGCCCGCCCCACGAGCACCACGAGCATCCCCGGCACCCTGGGGATGGGCTGGAGCCGCGCTGGCGAGGAGCGGTGGCTGAGGCCGGGGGTCCCTGCAGGTGGGCGGCCCCGATGCGGCGACGAAGCGAGgagctgggcacactgctgggcATCGCCCGGGCGCTGCGGGGCTACGGGCAGCAGCACGGCGGGGGCTCTCGGGGGCGGCAGGAGGGCTCGGAGaagcgcggcggcggcggcacgCTGGGGGACCTGGCCGAGGAGCTCAACGGCTACAGCAGGAAGAAAGGCGGCTTCGCCTTCCGCTTCGGGAGGTGA